A window of Ruminococcus champanellensis 18P13 = JCM 17042 contains these coding sequences:
- a CDS encoding shikimate kinase, whose amino-acid sequence MRNIVLIGMPATGKSTVGVILAKRLGYDFLDTDIAICKTTGRPLPVLLEQEGVDGFVRIEGQVASGLTCEGTVIATGGSMVLSSGAMEHLKTNGVIVWLDTPLEVLQARLPEHLSDRGVVAPNRMTVRELFVQRRPLYEQYADMTIACNGDMEHVLNRLERGVAPFLDAAVLSRSR is encoded by the coding sequence ATGAGGAACATTGTTTTGATCGGGATGCCGGCAACGGGGAAAAGCACGGTGGGTGTAATTCTTGCCAAGCGTCTCGGCTATGATTTTCTGGATACGGATATTGCCATCTGCAAAACAACCGGCAGACCCCTGCCGGTGCTGCTGGAGCAGGAGGGGGTGGATGGCTTTGTCCGCATCGAAGGACAGGTAGCGTCCGGTCTTACATGTGAGGGCACCGTGATTGCCACTGGGGGAAGCATGGTGCTTTCATCTGGTGCCATGGAACATCTGAAGACAAACGGGGTGATCGTGTGGTTGGATACCCCCTTGGAGGTGCTGCAGGCACGGCTGCCGGAGCATTTATCCGACCGGGGCGTGGTGGCTCCCAACCGCATGACCGTCCGGGAGCTATTTGTACAGCGCCGCCCCCTGTATGAGCAGTATGCGGATATGACCATAGCCTGCAACGGGGATATGGAGCATGTGCTGAACCGGCTGGAACGGGGCGTGGCACCTTTTCTGGATGCGGCCGTGTTGTCCCGATCAAGATAA
- a CDS encoding dockerin type I domain-containing protein, translating to MNRIHRIHAGLLATVCAAAMLPGLSSSAAKQAVLKGYRGDLNQDQTVTIADAVILSKHLTNAQPLTAEYGLNADADANGTVDGFDLAYIKRICLGFAEPIGIYEEIDVPDAQFINAPIKEVKASLPSQGEAELVIFYVDFPDCQYTYDPSAEYIDQIAFGPESTESAIYPFESMRAFYSRSSKGAMELSGKTFRYTTRENASAYGTDKVKLAKECYEAFKDSEDFTKFDGNGDGKIDATLFTVPTAAGDTDWWPCAGAFGDESYRVDGMAIGHIITGNAQIESETDYKNFVSSYLHEMGHCMGLPDYYLYWGTDSEGMHGAAGIELMDTDASSDFGAFSKLMLGWYQSDQIAVYDNATGTQTFTLHNAQTQNGNCVIIPYGELDGQYFSEYFVIEYASAQANNSGLPWWQTSGSGVRIYHINATLQRDYWYTYLKYQNGTEYNNDGVGIRAIRIVNDTDGDNFFHQGDVINNSVSGFGWYDSSENESIDPGVTITVGALENDAYTITITK from the coding sequence ATGAACAGAATCCATCGCATCCATGCAGGGCTGCTGGCTACTGTCTGCGCAGCCGCCATGCTGCCGGGACTTTCGTCCTCAGCGGCAAAGCAAGCCGTCCTCAAGGGCTACCGGGGAGATCTGAACCAGGATCAGACCGTAACCATTGCGGACGCCGTGATCCTCTCCAAGCACCTGACCAATGCCCAGCCGCTGACGGCGGAATACGGGCTGAATGCGGATGCTGACGCAAACGGCACCGTAGACGGCTTTGACCTGGCGTATATCAAGCGCATCTGTCTGGGCTTTGCAGAGCCAATCGGCATTTATGAGGAAATCGACGTTCCGGATGCGCAGTTTATCAATGCGCCCATCAAGGAAGTCAAGGCGTCCCTCCCCTCCCAGGGAGAGGCAGAGCTGGTGATCTTCTATGTAGACTTCCCGGATTGCCAGTATACCTATGATCCCTCCGCCGAATACATCGATCAGATTGCCTTTGGACCGGAGAGTACGGAAAGCGCCATCTATCCTTTTGAAAGCATGCGTGCCTTCTACAGCCGCTCCTCCAAGGGGGCTATGGAACTGAGCGGAAAGACCTTCCGCTATACCACCAGGGAAAACGCCTCCGCATACGGGACTGATAAGGTAAAGCTGGCAAAGGAGTGCTACGAAGCCTTCAAGGACAGCGAGGACTTCACCAAATTTGACGGCAACGGAGACGGCAAGATCGATGCCACGCTGTTCACCGTGCCCACCGCTGCAGGGGATACGGACTGGTGGCCCTGCGCCGGTGCATTCGGAGACGAAAGCTACCGGGTAGACGGCATGGCGATCGGCCACATTATCACGGGCAATGCCCAGATTGAAAGCGAAACTGACTATAAGAACTTTGTCAGCAGCTATCTCCACGAAATGGGGCACTGCATGGGTCTGCCGGATTATTACCTGTACTGGGGCACGGACAGCGAAGGCATGCACGGCGCTGCCGGCATTGAACTGATGGATACGGACGCATCCTCTGATTTCGGTGCCTTCTCCAAGCTGATGCTGGGCTGGTATCAATCCGACCAGATCGCAGTGTATGACAATGCCACTGGCACCCAGACCTTTACCCTGCACAACGCACAGACCCAGAACGGCAACTGCGTCATTATTCCCTACGGGGAACTGGATGGCCAGTATTTCTCCGAATATTTTGTGATCGAATACGCCAGTGCCCAGGCCAACAACAGTGGTCTCCCCTGGTGGCAGACCAGCGGCAGCGGCGTGCGCATTTACCACATCAACGCCACCCTCCAGCGGGATTACTGGTACACCTACCTCAAGTACCAGAATGGTACCGAGTACAACAATGACGGAGTGGGCATCCGTGCCATCCGCATCGTCAATGACACAGATGGGGATAACTTCTTCCACCAGGGCGATGTAATCAACAACAGCGTATCCGGCTTTGGCTGGTATGACAGTTCCGAGAACGAGTCCATCGATCCGGGGGTTACCATCACAGTGGGCGCCCTGGAAAACGATGCATACACCATCACCATTACAAAATAA
- a CDS encoding sodium ion-translocating decarboxylase subunit beta: MLELFSNVTNITWQQVVMWVIGGCLIYLAIKKDMEPTLLLPMGFGAILVNLPLSGAVTQIYDGTEEVGVIDVLFGAGIANELFPLLLFVGIGAMIDFEPLLSNPKLMIFGAAAQFGIFFTFSLASLLGFDVKDAVSIGIIGAADGPTSIFVANYMHSKYIGAIMVAAYSYMALVPLVQPPVIKLLTTKKERLIRMPYHQRKISKRTKILFPIIITMITGIVSPRSVALIGFLMFGNLIRECGVLNSLSETAQKVLSNLVTLFLGITIATKMQAEYFLTLNTLLIIGLGLVAFIFDTAGGVLVAKIINLFLPKEKKINPMIGAAGISAFPMSARVVHKMGLKEDPENFLLMHSVGVNVSGQIASVIAGGLLLNMLG, from the coding sequence ATGCTGGAGCTTTTTTCAAATGTGACCAACATTACCTGGCAGCAGGTGGTCATGTGGGTGATCGGCGGCTGTCTGATCTACCTTGCCATCAAAAAGGACATGGAGCCAACTCTGCTGCTGCCCATGGGGTTCGGCGCCATTCTGGTAAACCTGCCCCTGTCCGGCGCCGTCACTCAGATCTACGACGGAACCGAGGAGGTAGGCGTCATAGACGTACTGTTCGGGGCGGGCATCGCCAACGAGCTGTTCCCCCTGCTGCTGTTTGTGGGGATCGGTGCCATGATCGACTTTGAGCCTCTGCTGTCCAACCCAAAGCTGATGATTTTCGGTGCCGCCGCCCAGTTCGGCATCTTCTTCACCTTCAGTCTGGCGTCCCTGCTGGGCTTTGACGTGAAGGATGCAGTATCCATCGGCATCATCGGTGCTGCGGACGGTCCCACATCCATTTTCGTTGCCAACTACATGCACTCCAAGTACATCGGCGCCATTATGGTTGCCGCATACTCCTACATGGCGCTGGTTCCCCTGGTGCAGCCCCCGGTGATCAAGCTGCTGACCACCAAAAAGGAACGGCTGATCCGGATGCCCTATCATCAGCGGAAAATTTCCAAGCGCACCAAGATCCTGTTCCCCATTATCATCACCATGATCACTGGCATCGTATCTCCCCGGAGCGTGGCGCTGATCGGCTTTCTGATGTTCGGCAATCTGATCCGGGAATGCGGTGTACTGAACTCCCTGTCGGAAACGGCGCAAAAGGTGCTGTCCAATCTGGTGACTCTGTTCCTGGGCATCACCATCGCCACCAAAATGCAGGCGGAATATTTCCTGACTCTGAACACCCTGCTGATCATCGGTCTGGGGCTTGTGGCATTCATCTTTGACACCGCCGGCGGCGTGCTGGTAGCAAAGATCATCAACCTGTTCCTGCCCAAGGAAAAGAAAATCAATCCTATGATCGGTGCCGCCGGCATTTCTGCGTTCCCCATGTCCGCAAGAGTGGTACACAAAATGGGACTGAAAGAGGATCCGGAAAACTTCCTGCTGATGCACTCGGTGGGGGTCAACGTTTCCGGACAGATCGCATCCGTCATTGCGGGCGGACTGCTGCTGAATATGCTGGGATGA
- the thiC gene encoding phosphomethylpyrimidine synthase ThiC, whose translation MMYHTQMEAAKAGVITEAMEIVAKKERMEPEKLRELVAKGWVAIPANINHKSLSPEGIGTGMRTKINVNLGISGDCKDYDAEMEKVKMSIRYGAEAIMDLSNYGKTNTFRKKLIEMSPAMIGTVPMYDAIGYLEKDLLEIKAEDFLKVVEAHAKEGVDFMTIHAGINRRCVEALKRDKRTMNIVSRGGSLLFAWMEMTGNENPFYEHFDEVLDILYKYDVTVSLGDALRPGCIDDSSDAGQISELIELGALTKRAWDRNVQVMIEGPGHMAINEIAANMQLEKRICHNAPFYVLGPVVTDIFPGYDHITAAIGGAIAASSGADFLCYVTPAEHLRLPDVNDVREGIMATKIAAHAADIAKGIPGAREQDDLMAQARHKLDWEEMFKIAADGEKARRYFESVPPQDRHSCSMCGKMCAVRTTNMILEGKKVTFCSEK comes from the coding sequence ATGATGTATCATACACAGATGGAAGCTGCGAAAGCGGGGGTCATCACCGAAGCCATGGAAATTGTGGCAAAGAAGGAACGCATGGAGCCGGAAAAGCTCCGGGAGCTGGTTGCGAAGGGCTGGGTTGCCATTCCCGCAAACATCAACCACAAATCCCTGTCTCCGGAGGGCATCGGTACCGGTATGCGCACCAAGATCAATGTGAATCTGGGCATTTCCGGAGACTGCAAGGATTATGACGCTGAGATGGAGAAGGTGAAAATGTCCATTCGCTACGGGGCGGAGGCCATCATGGATCTGTCCAACTACGGCAAGACCAACACCTTCCGCAAGAAGCTGATCGAGATGTCCCCTGCCATGATCGGCACGGTGCCCATGTACGACGCCATCGGCTATCTGGAAAAGGATCTGTTGGAGATCAAGGCGGAGGATTTTTTAAAGGTGGTGGAGGCGCACGCCAAAGAAGGCGTGGACTTTATGACCATCCACGCCGGCATCAACCGGCGCTGCGTGGAAGCTCTGAAACGGGACAAGCGGACGATGAATATCGTATCCCGGGGCGGCTCTCTGCTGTTCGCCTGGATGGAAATGACCGGAAATGAGAATCCCTTCTATGAGCATTTTGATGAAGTGCTGGATATTTTATATAAGTATGATGTGACCGTCAGCCTGGGTGACGCACTGCGTCCCGGCTGCATTGATGATTCCAGCGACGCAGGGCAGATCTCCGAGCTGATCGAGCTGGGTGCTCTGACCAAGCGGGCATGGGACAGAAACGTCCAGGTCATGATTGAGGGGCCGGGGCATATGGCGATCAATGAAATTGCCGCCAATATGCAACTGGAAAAGCGGATCTGCCACAATGCCCCCTTTTATGTGCTGGGGCCGGTAGTGACCGATATTTTCCCGGGATATGACCACATTACCGCAGCCATCGGCGGTGCCATTGCTGCCTCCAGCGGCGCAGATTTCCTGTGCTATGTGACGCCGGCAGAGCATCTTCGGCTGCCGGATGTGAATGATGTGCGGGAGGGCATTATGGCCACCAAGATCGCTGCCCATGCGGCGGATATTGCAAAGGGCATTCCCGGCGCAAGAGAGCAGGACGATCTGATGGCGCAGGCACGGCACAAGCTGGACTGGGAGGAAATGTTCAAGATCGCAGCGGACGGAGAAAAGGCACGGCGCTACTTTGAATCCGTTCCGCCCCAGGATCGGCATTCCTGCTCCATGTGCGGCAAGATGTGCGCTGTCCGTACCACCAACATGATCCTGGAGGGCAAGAAGGTCACATTCTGCTCTGAAAAATAA
- the thiM gene encoding hydroxyethylthiazole kinase gives MKKRICMLLEQLRQKQPLVHCITNPISINDCANALLAVGARPMMAEHPREVAGITAHAGALLLNLGNITDVRMESMQLAGQAAMQAKVPVILDLVGVACSDLRREFALHLLEQMHPAVLRGNRTEIRAMQEQIHADGVDVSREDAADTGAYLNAARQLAARYDTVVLTSGAADDVTDGQKHVRVLGGTELLSHVTGTGCMQGALIAAYLAVGAPLEAAVCGAAVLDAAASAVLPGVSGPGSLRSALADGLWNLSPEQLCKYCEIEEQL, from the coding sequence ATGAAGAAGCGGATTTGCATGCTGCTGGAGCAGCTCCGGCAGAAGCAGCCTCTGGTACATTGCATCACCAACCCCATTTCCATCAACGATTGCGCCAATGCTCTGCTGGCAGTTGGAGCAAGACCCATGATGGCGGAGCATCCCCGGGAGGTGGCGGGTATCACCGCCCATGCCGGGGCGCTGCTGCTGAATCTGGGAAACATTACGGATGTGCGGATGGAGTCCATGCAGCTGGCAGGGCAGGCAGCCATGCAGGCAAAGGTACCGGTGATCCTGGATCTGGTTGGGGTGGCATGCTCCGATTTGCGGCGGGAATTTGCCCTGCATTTGCTGGAGCAGATGCATCCGGCGGTGCTTCGGGGAAACCGAACCGAGATCCGTGCCATGCAGGAGCAGATTCATGCGGATGGCGTGGACGTGTCCCGGGAGGATGCAGCAGATACGGGAGCGTATCTCAATGCCGCCCGGCAACTTGCCGCTCGGTATGACACGGTGGTGCTGACCAGCGGCGCTGCGGATGATGTGACCGATGGACAGAAGCATGTGCGTGTGCTGGGAGGCACGGAGCTGCTTTCCCATGTGACCGGCACCGGTTGTATGCAGGGGGCTTTGATCGCCGCTTACCTGGCGGTGGGTGCGCCCCTGGAGGCGGCAGTGTGCGGTGCAGCCGTGTTGGACGCTGCCGCTTCGGCAGTGTTGCCGGGTGTATCCGGTCCGGGCAGTCTCCGCAGCGCCCTGGCGGACGGACTGTGGAATTTGTCGCCGGAACAGCTTTGTAAGTATTGTGAAATCGAGGAACAGCTATGA
- the thiE gene encoding thiamine phosphate synthase: MKFDPTLYLVTDSSLYEEDAFLSVIDGVCSAGITLLQLREKERSTREYLRLARVVRQITDRYGIPLILDDRADVAAACGCAGVHVGQEDLPVEDARRILGADKIVGATAKTLEQARIAYAQGADYLGCGAVYPTTTKVRTVLTPVETIRQICESVPIPVNAIGGLNRGNLEILRGVPIRGVCVVSAIMKAADPALETRLLKEAVRTLLEDAPCAAH, encoded by the coding sequence ATGAAATTTGACCCCACATTGTATTTGGTAACCGACAGCAGTTTGTATGAGGAGGACGCATTTCTTTCCGTCATAGATGGGGTGTGCAGCGCCGGTATCACTCTGCTGCAGCTGCGGGAAAAGGAACGCTCTACCCGGGAATACCTCCGACTGGCACGGGTTGTCCGGCAGATTACTGACCGGTACGGGATTCCTCTGATCCTGGATGATCGGGCAGATGTGGCTGCTGCATGCGGCTGTGCCGGGGTGCATGTCGGGCAGGAGGATCTGCCTGTGGAGGATGCCCGGCGGATCCTGGGAGCGGACAAGATCGTGGGAGCAACGGCGAAAACCCTGGAACAGGCGAGGATCGCCTATGCCCAGGGGGCGGATTACCTGGGCTGCGGTGCAGTATATCCCACCACCACCAAGGTGCGCACGGTGTTGACTCCTGTGGAAACCATCCGGCAGATCTGCGAAAGCGTGCCCATTCCGGTGAATGCCATCGGGGGATTGAACCGGGGGAACCTGGAGATACTGCGGGGCGTGCCCATCCGGGGCGTTTGCGTGGTGTCCGCCATCATGAAGGCAGCGGATCCGGCACTGGAAACCCGGCTGCTGAAGGAAGCCGTCCGGACACTGCTGGAGGATGCACCGTGCGCTGCGCATTGA
- the thiD gene encoding bifunctional hydroxymethylpyrimidine kinase/phosphomethylpyrimidine kinase — protein sequence MRCALTIAGSDSGGGAGIQADLKTFAAHHLYGASVITAVTAQNTLGVRESYPLPPEIVAAQLSAVLEDLHPAAIKIGMLGNGDIVRTVSRVLAQYPDVPVVLDPIMLSTSGHPLLDPEGVSAMEQLLFPRAALITPNLPEAQALTGLPLSDLHAVKAAAQLLYRTYGCGVLIKGGHSAGEPVDVLYDGSLHVFTGKRIPGRDVHGTGCTLSSAIAAGLAQGMALPEAVQGAKRYLSCAMESAFSVGCGAPVLNHFLS from the coding sequence GTGCGCTGCGCATTGACCATTGCCGGTTCGGATTCCGGCGGCGGCGCTGGGATCCAGGCGGATCTGAAAACCTTTGCTGCCCATCATCTGTACGGAGCATCTGTCATTACCGCAGTGACTGCCCAGAATACTCTGGGGGTACGGGAAAGCTATCCGCTGCCCCCGGAGATTGTGGCGGCACAGCTTTCCGCCGTGCTGGAGGATCTGCATCCGGCAGCCATCAAAATCGGCATGCTGGGGAATGGGGACATCGTCCGGACTGTCAGCCGGGTGCTGGCTCAGTATCCGGATGTCCCGGTGGTGCTGGATCCCATCATGCTGTCCACCTCCGGACACCCCTTACTGGATCCGGAGGGAGTATCCGCCATGGAGCAGCTTTTGTTTCCACGGGCAGCTCTGATTACCCCCAATCTGCCGGAGGCACAGGCATTGACCGGCTTGCCCTTGTCGGATTTGCATGCTGTAAAGGCAGCGGCACAGCTGCTGTACCGCACCTATGGCTGCGGCGTGCTCATCAAGGGGGGGCACAGTGCCGGAGAGCCGGTGGATGTGCTGTATGATGGCAGTCTGCATGTTTTCACCGGGAAGCGTATTCCCGGCAGGGATGTGCACGGCACCGGCTGTACCCTGTCCTCCGCCATTGCGGCAGGGCTTGCACAGGGCATGGCGCTGCCGGAGGCGGTACAGGGGGCGAAGCGGTATCTGTCCTGTGCCATGGAGAGTGCCTTTTCCGTTGGATGTGGCGCTCCCGTGCTGAATCATTTTCTATCATAA